The sequence below is a genomic window from Lentisphaerota bacterium.
AACCACACGCCGCGCGCGGCCGGCACCTGGGCGCGGCTGACGGTCCGGGCCGATTACGCCTCGCAGACGTGGACGCTCTACCTCGACGGCACGGCCGTGGCTGAGAACCTCGGGTTCGCCTCGCCGCAGACACGGCCCACCTGTTTTTCGATCGAAGGATCTGGCGGAGTTGTGGACGATCTGTACGTGGGACTCGCCCAGCCCGCCGGTTTCCCCGGCGCGGGCAATCTCGTTCCCGACGACTGGTACCTGGGCCATTTCGGGGAGATCCGCGCCGACGGCGCCGACTCCGACGGCGACCGGATGAGCAATCTGGAAGAGTATATCGCCGGAACCAACCCGGACGACGACACCTCCTATCTCGGCTTCACCAGAATCCCCGTTAGCGGGGTTTCAGGCGAGTTCCTGGTGCGGTGGCAGAGCGTCTCGAACAAGCTGTACACCCTGCAGGCGGCAACGAATTTGACAGACGGGTTTAACCTGATTCTCGGATCGAACATCCCCGCCACGCCGCCGGAGAACGTGCATACGGACAGCGTGGGCAGCGTGCGGACGAAGTTCTACAGAGTGAAAGTAGAGCAGGACGGTGAGTGAGAACGGTTGACGGGGACAAGGTCTGTGTGAAGGGAGTTAGCAGGACTATCAGAGCCGCCGACCCGGTGTTCACCGAGTCGCAGCGCGCGGCTGCAGCGAGTTACGGCCTCTGCAAGGACGAGTTTACAGATACCGGCTACTGGCCGCCACAGCTCTATGTCCGCGAGAGCCGCCGCATGCAGGGGTTGGTTGTAATCACCCAGAACGACATCATCAGCAATCCCTCCAAGCCGGACCCGATCATGGTCTCCTCCTTCCCAATTGACTCGCACGACGTGTCTGCGCATCCTGGAAACACGGGCGAACCCCGCCGACGCGGGCGCTTTCGTCATTCCCTGGCAGAGCGTGGACGGAAAGAGCTACACCCTCCAGGCCGCGACGAACCTGGCGATCGGTTTTGACGCCACACGGGCGACGGGGATCGAAGCCACACCGCCGCTGAACACCCACACCGACAACGTGAATGGGGCAGGCGCGACGTTCTATCGGATCCTGTTGGAAGACTAGGGGCCTTCACGATCGAAGACACACACAACTACACGACCGTGTTGAAAATTCTTGAAACTTTGTTGACGCATGACTCATGCTGTACTACCATTCCGCAATTACGATTGGTAGAGTCCTATGCTCAGCAGACACTTTGTCGGGATCGTTGTCGGTCGTGTAACCGGTGGTGTAGCCTCTGGTCTGTGGTGGGTATT
It includes:
- a CDS encoding FAD-dependent oxidoreductase, producing MRTVDGDKVCVKGVSRTIRAADPVFTESQRAAAASYGLCKDEFTDTGYWPPQLYVRESRRMQGLVVITQNDIISNPSKPDPIMVSSFPIDSHDVSAHPGNTGEPRRRGRFRHSLAERGRKELHPPGRDEPGDRF